From a single Syntrophorhabdales bacterium genomic region:
- a CDS encoding multidrug efflux RND transporter permease subunit yields MNISALFIKRPVATTLLTIGLFLAGAVAFVLLPVSPLPPVDFPTINVQANLPGADPETMATSVAAPLERQLGHIAGVAEMTSSSTRGQTSITLQFDLDRNIDGAARDVQAAINAARGFLPPNLPQNPRYRKFNPADAPILIIALTSDSIDTAQMYDAATSIMAQKLSQVRGVGQVFVWGSSLPAVRVELNPTVLSKYTIGLEDVRTAIASTNVLRPKGQVSDGVRTWEIQTNDQLRKAYQYHPVVVAFRNGAAVKLTDVGDVQDSVEDIRASGLMNGKPAVMVVILRQPAANIIDTVDRVTALLPQLEAAMPGGIKASIVQDRTPPIRGSLRDVERALMISAFLVILVVFAFLRNIRSTVIPGVAVVVSLVGTFGVMYLFGYNLDNLSLMALTVATGFVVDDAIVVLENVTRHIEQGMKPRQAAFLGAREIGFTVLSMSTSLVAVFIPILLMGGMVGRLFREFAVTLSVAIGLSLAISLSTTPMMCAHILKGNERRHGAVYRASERAFNWMHRRYEITLGWALRHSRIMLALILLTVVTNGFLFWVIPKGFFPEQDTGRIGGSIQADQDISFQAMKEKMATAVDILMRDPDVQDVSAYTGTGSGTNVAGLFLSLKPFEKRKATVRQVINRMRPKLMALPGAPTVLQPVQELRIGGRQSRALYQYTLMSTDLAQLMSWAPRMTAKVRTLPECVDVSSDQQNRGLEANLVIDRPTASRFGITPQLIDNTLYDAFGQNQVSITYTQLNQYHVVMEVAPPFWQRPETLRDIYVRPAGGSMVPLSAFTHYEQRPTSLSVNHQGQFPAVTISFNLGPGYALGDAVKAIEKAKREMGMPDAIRGQFMGTAQAYEAALASEPLLILFALIAVYIVLGILYESYIHPITILSTLPSAGVGAMLALLAWRTELSVIAVIGILLLIGIVKKNGIMMVDFALETERREKARPEEAIYKACLLRFRPIMMTTMAAALGALPLALGTGVASELRRPLGITIVGGLIFSQALTLYTTPVMYLYLDRFRLWLRGKRKEGHPSMTNGIVTDPESL; encoded by the coding sequence ATGAATATTTCGGCCCTGTTCATCAAGAGACCTGTTGCCACAACGCTTCTGACTATCGGACTCTTTCTAGCAGGTGCAGTGGCCTTTGTCCTGCTTCCTGTATCACCGTTGCCTCCTGTAGATTTTCCCACGATCAACGTGCAGGCCAATCTCCCCGGTGCAGACCCCGAGACCATGGCAACATCCGTTGCTGCTCCTCTGGAGCGGCAGCTGGGACACATAGCGGGCGTCGCGGAAATGACCTCTTCGAGCACACGGGGCCAGACCAGCATCACGCTCCAGTTCGACCTGGACAGAAACATCGACGGTGCGGCCCGTGATGTCCAGGCAGCGATTAACGCTGCCCGCGGATTCCTGCCGCCAAACCTTCCGCAAAATCCGCGCTACCGCAAGTTCAATCCTGCCGATGCACCGATACTGATCATTGCACTCACGTCCGATTCGATAGACACGGCACAGATGTACGATGCGGCCACGAGCATCATGGCGCAGAAGCTGTCGCAGGTGCGAGGGGTCGGGCAAGTGTTTGTTTGGGGCAGTTCCCTGCCTGCTGTTCGTGTAGAACTAAACCCGACGGTGCTCAGCAAGTACACGATCGGTCTGGAGGACGTACGTACTGCAATCGCCAGCACCAACGTGCTTCGGCCTAAGGGTCAGGTCTCTGACGGAGTCAGGACATGGGAAATCCAGACCAACGACCAGCTCCGCAAGGCGTACCAGTATCATCCTGTGGTCGTTGCCTTCAGGAACGGGGCAGCAGTAAAGCTCACGGATGTTGGCGACGTGCAGGATTCGGTGGAAGACATTCGCGCCTCGGGGCTTATGAATGGCAAACCCGCGGTAATGGTGGTCATCCTTCGCCAGCCTGCGGCCAACATCATCGACACGGTAGATCGCGTGACCGCCCTGCTCCCTCAACTGGAAGCAGCCATGCCCGGCGGTATAAAGGCGTCGATCGTACAGGACCGGACCCCACCCATTAGAGGGTCCCTGCGTGACGTGGAACGGGCACTCATGATATCGGCATTTCTTGTCATACTGGTCGTCTTCGCATTTTTGCGGAATATCCGGTCAACGGTCATCCCGGGCGTTGCCGTGGTTGTATCTCTTGTGGGAACGTTCGGGGTGATGTATCTCTTCGGCTACAACCTGGATAACCTGTCTCTTATGGCTCTCACGGTCGCTACCGGGTTCGTTGTGGACGACGCCATCGTTGTCCTCGAGAACGTTACGCGTCACATAGAACAGGGGATGAAGCCCAGACAGGCAGCGTTCCTGGGAGCCCGGGAGATAGGTTTCACGGTCCTTTCCATGAGCACTTCCCTGGTTGCCGTCTTCATACCGATTCTCCTCATGGGAGGCATGGTCGGGAGGCTCTTCCGCGAGTTCGCGGTCACGCTCTCTGTGGCAATCGGTCTCTCTCTTGCCATATCCTTATCGACAACACCCATGATGTGTGCACATATTCTCAAAGGTAATGAGAGGCGCCATGGCGCTGTGTATCGGGCTAGCGAGCGAGCGTTCAACTGGATGCATCGCCGCTATGAAATAACACTCGGCTGGGCCTTGCGCCACTCGCGGATCATGCTTGCGCTTATCCTGCTGACTGTAGTGACCAACGGCTTTCTCTTCTGGGTTATCCCCAAAGGTTTTTTCCCGGAACAGGACACAGGCCGCATCGGCGGCAGCATTCAGGCAGACCAGGATATCTCGTTTCAGGCCATGAAGGAGAAGATGGCTACCGCCGTCGACATTCTCATGCGTGATCCGGACGTACAGGACGTGTCTGCTTACACCGGCACAGGCAGCGGTACAAACGTCGCCGGACTCTTTCTTTCCCTGAAACCCTTCGAGAAGCGAAAAGCGACTGTGAGGCAGGTGATTAACAGGATGCGGCCGAAGCTTATGGCGCTCCCGGGTGCGCCGACCGTTCTTCAGCCCGTGCAGGAGCTTCGTATAGGCGGACGGCAGAGTCGCGCACTCTATCAGTACACGCTTATGAGCACCGATCTTGCACAGCTTATGTCCTGGGCTCCGCGTATGACCGCGAAGGTGCGCACCTTGCCCGAGTGTGTTGATGTGAGCAGCGATCAACAGAACAGAGGGCTGGAGGCCAATCTGGTGATTGATCGCCCGACCGCCTCGCGCTTCGGCATTACGCCGCAACTTATCGACAATACGCTCTATGACGCGTTCGGCCAGAATCAGGTCTCCATAACCTACACCCAATTGAACCAGTACCATGTGGTAATGGAAGTTGCACCTCCCTTCTGGCAGAGGCCTGAGACGCTGCGGGACATTTATGTCAGGCCTGCCGGCGGCTCAATGGTGCCCCTTAGCGCATTCACCCACTACGAGCAAAGACCCACCTCGCTCTCTGTCAATCATCAGGGGCAGTTCCCGGCCGTGACTATTTCCTTCAATCTCGGTCCGGGCTATGCCCTCGGGGACGCAGTAAAAGCAATAGAGAAAGCCAAACGGGAGATGGGAATGCCGGATGCGATACGGGGGCAGTTTATGGGCACGGCCCAGGCATATGAGGCTGCCCTGGCGAGTGAACCGCTCCTCATTCTTTTTGCGCTCATAGCGGTCTACATTGTTCTTGGCATCCTTTACGAGAGCTATATCCATCCGATCACAATCTTATCGACGTTGCCCTCCGCCGGCGTGGGTGCCATGCTTGCCCTCCTAGCCTGGCGCACGGAGCTGTCGGTCATCGCGGTGATAGGAATTCTTCTTCTTATCGGCATAGTGAAGAAGAATGGTATTATGATGGTAGACTTTGCCTTGGAGACGGAGCGCAGGGAGAAAGCGAGACCGGAGGAGGCGATCTACAAGGCATGTCTCTTGAGGTTTCGGCCGATCATGATGACCACCATGGCGGCAGCGCTCGGTGCCTTGCCCTTAGCTCTTGGGACAGGGGTTGCCTCGGAACTGCGCCGCCCTCTCGGTATCACCATCGTCGGCGGACTGATTTTCAGCCAGGCTCTCACCCTCTACACAACGCCGGTGATGTATCTCTACCTCGATCGATTCAGACTGTGGTTGAGAGGCAAGCGTAAGGAAGGTCACCCGAGCATGACGAACGGAATAGTAACCGATCCGGAGAGTCTGTAA
- a CDS encoding efflux transporter outer membrane subunit, translated as MRSVWSNLLFVPIMAAVLSSFSGCSVGPDYVRPTVETPAAYKENEGWKQAEPGDHLVRGAWWEIFDDSELNRLEEQVNVSNQNLAAAEAQFRQALALVDVARASYFPTVTAGGSATRSLRSANALGSTTSTTGHTFNDYLAPLTASWAVDVWGRVRRQVESSAASAQASAATVESVRLLTQAQVAQNYFLLRMLDAQKKLLDETIVAYQKSLELTQNRYASGVASRADVLQAEALLKSTQAQSIDIGVQRAQLEHAIAVLLGKPASLFSLPAMPLTALPPAIPVGVPSKLLERRPDIATAERNMAAANAQIGVAKAAFFPTVTLNGSVGYESTDTSNWLTWPSRFWSLGAGVSEVVFEGGLRRAQTKAARAAYEATVASYRQTVLTAFQQVEDNLAALRILEGEAQVQRGALLAARQSVTVALNQYKAGTVNYLSVIVLQAAAQNSEITAITIQGRRMAAAVNLVQALGGGWNASELAEK; from the coding sequence ATGCGTTCGGTATGGTCCAATCTTTTGTTCGTGCCTATCATGGCTGCGGTTTTAAGCAGTTTCAGCGGGTGCTCCGTGGGTCCCGATTACGTCAGGCCAACAGTAGAGACGCCGGCCGCATACAAGGAGAACGAAGGCTGGAAACAGGCTGAGCCCGGTGACCATCTCGTGCGCGGAGCCTGGTGGGAGATATTCGACGATTCCGAATTGAACAGGCTGGAAGAACAGGTCAATGTTTCGAACCAGAACCTGGCTGCTGCAGAAGCACAATTCAGACAGGCCCTTGCGCTTGTCGATGTAGCACGGGCGAGCTACTTCCCGACCGTGACCGCCGGAGGGTCTGCTACTCGTTCTTTGAGATCGGCGAACGCACTAGGAAGTACCACGTCCACCACGGGGCACACGTTCAATGATTACCTGGCGCCGCTCACTGCTTCTTGGGCCGTGGACGTATGGGGCCGCGTTCGCCGCCAGGTCGAATCCAGCGCGGCAAGCGCTCAGGCCAGCGCGGCGACGGTGGAGTCGGTCCGCCTGCTCACGCAGGCCCAGGTTGCGCAGAATTATTTTCTTCTGCGCATGCTGGATGCGCAGAAGAAACTCCTTGATGAAACTATTGTCGCCTATCAAAAAAGTCTCGAGCTGACGCAGAACCGTTATGCGAGCGGCGTCGCGTCGAGGGCTGACGTGCTTCAGGCCGAGGCTCTGCTTAAGTCTACACAGGCCCAGTCAATAGACATAGGAGTGCAGCGAGCACAGCTTGAACACGCTATCGCTGTGCTTCTCGGCAAACCAGCATCCCTTTTCTCTCTTCCGGCCATGCCGCTTACTGCATTGCCGCCGGCAATACCCGTTGGTGTGCCTTCCAAGCTACTCGAACGCAGACCCGACATTGCCACAGCTGAACGGAATATGGCAGCGGCAAATGCGCAGATCGGTGTTGCCAAAGCGGCCTTTTTCCCAACCGTCACGCTGAACGGATCGGTCGGTTATGAAAGCACTGACACATCAAATTGGCTGACGTGGCCAAGCCGCTTCTGGTCGCTCGGAGCAGGGGTGTCGGAAGTGGTTTTTGAAGGCGGCCTGAGGAGGGCGCAGACCAAAGCCGCGCGAGCGGCGTACGAGGCGACGGTTGCATCCTATCGGCAGACTGTCCTGACCGCATTTCAACAGGTGGAAGACAATCTTGCGGCGCTGCGTATCCTGGAGGGAGAAGCCCAGGTGCAGAGGGGAGCATTGCTGGCAGCCAGGCAATCAGTGACTGTCGCGCTCAACCAGTACAAAGCGGGAACGGTTAACTACCTCAGTGTAATCGTGCTCCAGGCAGCAGCACAGAACAGCGAGATAACAGCCATAACGATCCAGGGCCGCCGTATGGCTGCTGCGGTGAACCTCGTCCAGGCCCTCGGCGGAGGCTGGAACGCATCGGAACTCGCCGAGAAATGA
- a CDS encoding isochorismatase family cysteine hydrolase, whose protein sequence is MKDAYGVPVYENIREMIQPQHSCLVVWDVQNGLVDKIFNKDEFTANLKNLIQELRKRMPVVYTKITPSPRGFDSSWRYYSMMKRFNVDDIGKLPPFMAIGSRDREILEAVRPEPDDIVLDKHTASIFIGTNFEYMMRNRGVTTLIFTGIATEIGIESSARDASNRGFYPVVVSDCVSSADKTAHERSLENMAKILVVEKSTNII, encoded by the coding sequence ATGAAGGATGCGTATGGTGTTCCGGTCTATGAGAATATCCGAGAGATGATTCAGCCACAGCATTCATGCCTCGTCGTATGGGATGTCCAGAACGGGCTGGTGGATAAGATATTCAATAAGGATGAATTTACAGCCAACCTGAAGAATCTGATTCAGGAATTGCGAAAGAGGATGCCGGTTGTCTATACAAAGATAACGCCTTCTCCCAGGGGCTTTGATTCCTCCTGGCGTTACTATTCGATGATGAAACGCTTCAATGTTGATGATATCGGCAAGCTGCCCCCGTTCATGGCCATAGGGTCCAGAGATCGGGAAATACTGGAGGCAGTCAGGCCTGAGCCTGATGACATTGTGCTGGACAAGCACACCGCAAGCATCTTCATCGGGACCAATTTCGAATACATGATGCGTAACAGAGGCGTCACAACGTTGATATTCACCGGCATAGCAACTGAAATCGGCATCGAGTCCTCGGCGCGGGATGCATCCAACAGGGGATTTTATCCGGTGGTCGTTTCCGACTGTGTATCGTCAGCAGATAAAACTGCACACGAGCGCTCTTTGGAGAACATGGCTAAGATTCTTGTAGTGGAGAAGTCGACCAATATCATCTGA
- a CDS encoding GIY-YIG nuclease family protein produces MKNRVPTYVYIVECSDKTLYTGSTGDIEKRIREHNSSRGGAKYTRSRRPVRLVYVEACATLSIALRREAEIKKLSRPQKLLLSKETGR; encoded by the coding sequence ATGAAAAACCGGGTGCCCACCTATGTCTATATCGTGGAGTGTTCCGATAAGACTCTATATACCGGATCTACCGGCGATATAGAAAAGCGCATCAGGGAACATAACAGCAGCAGAGGGGGCGCTAAATACACTCGAAGCCGCAGGCCGGTGAGGCTCGTTTATGTTGAGGCCTGTGCCACGCTCTCAATAGCGTTAAGAAGAGAAGCGGAGATAAAGAAATTGTCCAGGCCGCAAAAATTGTTACTCTCAAAAGAGACAGGGAGATAG
- a CDS encoding M24 family metallopeptidase: MADDPREALTLGVSDRELERRWAAVRTAMKEKSLDVLVMQDTNEWLGGYVKWFTDVAARNGYPMTVVFPVDDLMTTITSGGRPPGDMGPPAWQFRGVKARLSAPYFPSINYSTTYDADLVIETLKKDKKRKIGMIGEGRISYAFYEYLMKRMPEATFVNATDMVDEIKAVKSSEEIDLIKKTCALQDEVMTYAKTIIKPGRKVFEIVADVIHKATLLGSEEQLVLAGSGPLGRPPTYQKRQHQNRTLKENEAFSLLIEVNGPGGMYAELGRAFFTGNVPAELSEAYRLCCEAQQVSLKLLKPGADTKTIWDANNEFLVRHGKTQETRLYAHGQGYDLVERPAIRDDEPMKLKAGMNIVVHPAIGSDRLWVSVCDNYLVTENGASPCLHKFPQEVSSV, from the coding sequence ATGGCGGATGATCCAAGAGAAGCCTTAACTTTGGGCGTATCAGACAGGGAACTCGAGCGGCGATGGGCCGCAGTGCGCACCGCGATGAAAGAGAAGTCGCTGGACGTCCTTGTGATGCAGGATACGAACGAATGGCTCGGTGGCTATGTGAAGTGGTTTACCGACGTGGCTGCGCGGAACGGCTACCCCATGACTGTTGTTTTTCCGGTGGATGATCTGATGACCACCATCACCAGCGGCGGCAGGCCCCCTGGAGATATGGGTCCCCCGGCATGGCAGTTTCGCGGCGTGAAAGCCAGGTTGAGTGCGCCTTACTTCCCGAGCATCAATTACAGCACCACCTACGATGCAGACCTCGTTATCGAGACGCTCAAAAAGGACAAGAAGCGTAAGATAGGTATGATCGGCGAGGGCAGAATATCCTACGCCTTCTACGAATATCTGATGAAGCGCATGCCGGAAGCAACGTTCGTCAATGCAACGGACATGGTGGATGAGATCAAAGCTGTCAAGAGCTCCGAGGAGATAGACCTCATCAAAAAAACTTGCGCGCTGCAGGATGAAGTCATGACCTATGCGAAAACAATAATCAAACCCGGGCGCAAGGTCTTCGAGATAGTTGCGGACGTCATTCATAAAGCAACACTTCTCGGAAGCGAGGAACAGCTTGTTCTTGCGGGCTCCGGTCCGCTCGGGCGTCCTCCAACGTACCAGAAGCGACAGCACCAGAACAGAACCCTGAAAGAGAATGAGGCGTTCAGTCTTTTGATCGAGGTGAACGGGCCGGGCGGCATGTATGCAGAACTTGGCCGCGCTTTTTTTACAGGCAATGTACCTGCAGAGCTCTCCGAGGCGTACAGACTTTGTTGCGAGGCCCAGCAGGTTTCACTGAAGCTGCTCAAGCCGGGCGCTGACACAAAGACAATCTGGGATGCGAATAATGAGTTTCTGGTGCGTCACGGCAAGACACAGGAGACGCGTCTCTACGCCCACGGCCAGGGATATGATCTGGTGGAGCGGCCCGCAATCAGGGACGATGAGCCGATGAAGCTCAAAGCAGGCATGAATATCGTCGTGCATCCTGCTATCGGCTCCGACAGGCTCTGGGTCTCGGTTTGCGATAATTACCTGGTTACAGAGAATGGAGCGAGCCCCTGTCTCCACAAGTTTCCGCAGGAGGTCTCCTCGGTGTAA
- a CDS encoding RidA family protein — protein MNWDVKYYPEFWEGKKLAYPHVPKEHPKFARSIVVGNLIFVSGCTGQDTIEGKPTSEQFVDQMNMALYKVKLAMEEAGSSMDNIVKTLMLVKRQTDYKAMRTTEVDYYLKNASHLVENPPASTFIAPLSLARPKFLLEMDVIGVLDRNAPDWKVTYYSEAWGGKKLAYPHVPKEHPKFARTEVVGNLVIISGCEALNHDTVKTETMDFKEQTLIVLEKIKAGMEETGGSLENLVKTYVLLKDVRNYALYREVEREFFRKHAPALTKNPPASTVINASSLALPEFLVEVEGFGIVDKKAPGWGTEYFGSNKEASNSATAGKLLFLSGCDGSNPQTGKMETTVFEEQVSRAFDKVKAALEQAGSSMNKMVKTFMLLSNLDNYPRMRKAEVEYYEKHAPYLVEKPPVSTFMTLNSLKHPDALFEVDVTAMI, from the coding sequence ATGAACTGGGACGTCAAATACTATCCTGAATTCTGGGAAGGGAAAAAACTGGCCTACCCGCACGTGCCAAAGGAACATCCCAAATTTGCCCGCAGCATAGTAGTGGGAAACCTTATCTTCGTCTCGGGCTGTACCGGGCAGGACACCATAGAGGGCAAACCGACATCGGAACAATTTGTGGATCAAATGAACATGGCTCTCTACAAGGTGAAACTTGCCATGGAGGAAGCCGGAAGCTCGATGGACAATATTGTGAAAACCCTTATGCTCGTGAAACGGCAGACTGACTATAAAGCCATGCGCACGACAGAGGTGGACTACTACCTGAAGAATGCGTCTCACCTTGTGGAGAATCCGCCGGCAAGCACGTTCATCGCACCCCTTTCCCTGGCACGCCCCAAGTTCCTGCTCGAGATGGACGTAATCGGCGTCCTCGACAGAAATGCGCCTGACTGGAAAGTTACGTATTACAGCGAGGCCTGGGGTGGCAAGAAACTGGCCTACCCGCACGTGCCAAAGGAGCATCCCAAATTTGCTCGAACCGAAGTGGTTGGCAATCTCGTCATCATCTCGGGCTGCGAGGCCCTTAATCACGATACCGTGAAAACCGAAACCATGGATTTCAAAGAGCAGACATTGATAGTGCTGGAGAAGATCAAAGCGGGCATGGAGGAAACCGGCGGGTCACTGGAGAATCTGGTAAAGACCTACGTGCTGCTGAAAGATGTCCGGAACTATGCGCTCTATCGGGAAGTGGAGCGGGAGTTCTTCCGCAAGCATGCACCGGCCCTGACAAAGAATCCCCCTGCCAGCACTGTCATCAACGCGAGCAGTCTGGCGCTTCCGGAATTTCTGGTGGAGGTGGAAGGCTTTGGCATTGTTGATAAGAAGGCGCCAGGTTGGGGAACGGAATATTTCGGGAGCAACAAGGAAGCCTCGAACAGCGCTACAGCGGGTAAGCTTCTTTTTCTATCTGGTTGTGACGGGTCAAACCCGCAAACGGGAAAGATGGAGACGACTGTCTTCGAAGAGCAGGTAAGCAGAGCCTTTGACAAGGTTAAGGCGGCGCTGGAACAGGCGGGCAGCTCCATGAATAAGATGGTCAAGACGTTTATGCTTCTCAGCAATCTTGACAACTATCCCAGAATGCGTAAGGCAGAGGTTGAGTACTATGAGAAGCACGCGCCATATCTCGTTGAGAAACCTCCGGTGAGTACCTTTATGACACTGAACAGTCTCAAACATCCGGACGCTCTCTTCGAGGTAGATGTTACTGCAATGATCTGA